ggtgcaccGGTGTTGTGGTccatcagtggtggtggaggtgcaccGGTGTTGTGGTccttcagtggtggtggaggtgcaccGGTGTTGTGGTccttcagtggtggtggaggtgcaccGGTGTTGTGGTccatcagtggtggtggaggtgcaccGGTGTTGTGGTccttcagtggtggtggaggtgcaccGGTGTTGTGgtccttcagtggtggtggtggtgcaccggtGTTGTGGTCCTTCAGTGGTGGTTGTGCACCGGTGTTGTGGTccttcagtggtggtggaggtgcaccGGTGTTGTGGTccttcagtggtggtggaggtgcaccGGTGTTGTGGTccttcagtggtggtggaggtgcaccGGTGTTGTGGTccttcagtggtggtggaggtgcaccGGTGTTGTGGTccttcagtggtggtggaggtgcaccGGTGTTGTGGTccttcagtggtggtggaggtgcaccGGTGTTGTGGTccttcagtggtggtggaggtgcaccGGTGTTGTGGTccttcagtggtggtggaggtgcaccGGTGTTGTGGTccttcagtggtggtggaggtgcaccGGTGTTGTGGTccttcagtggtggtggaggtgcaccGGTGTTGTGgtccttcagtggtggtggtggtgcaccggtGTTGTGGTCCttcagtggtgttggaggtgcaCCGGTGTTGTGGTccttcagtggtggtggaggtgcaccGGTGTTGTGgtccttcagtggtggtggtggtgcaccggtGTTGTGGTCCTTCAGTGGTGGTTGTGCACCGGTGTTGTGGTccttcagtggtggtggaggtgcaccGGTGTTGTGGTccttcagtggtggtggaggtgcaccGGTGTTGTGGTccttcagtggtggtggaggtgcatcGGTGTTGTGGTccttcagtggtggtggaggtgcaccGGTGTTGTGGTccttcagtggtggtggaggtgcaccGGTGTTGTGGTccttcagtggtggtggaggtgcaccGGTGTTGTGGTccttcagtggtggtggaggtgcaccGGTGTTGTGGtccatcagtggtggtggtgcaccggtGTTGTGGtccatcagtggtggtggtgcaccggtGTTGTGGTCCATCAGTGGAGGTGGTGCACCGGTGTTGTGGtccatcagtggtggtggtgcaccggtGTTGTGGtccatcagtggtggtggtgcaccggtGTTGTGgtccttcagtggtggtggtggtgcaccggtGTTGTGGTccttcagtggtggtggaggtgcaccGGTGTTGTGgtccttcagtggtggtggtggtggtgcaccggtGTTGTGGGTTAAGTTCCTCTGTTGAGTTTGTTGAAACTAGTTGGtgttcaggtgtgtgtggtgtatgggtgtctcgcagttgtgtggtgtatgggtgtctcgcagttgtgtggtgtatgggtgtctcgcagttgtgtggtgtatgggtgtctcgcagttgtgtggtgtatgggtgtCTCGCAGTTGTGTGGTGTTTgatagtgtattcacctagttgtgcttgcgggggttgagctctgctctttggtcccgcctcaactgtcaatcaacaggtgttcagattcctgagcctactgggctctatcatatctacatgtgaaactgtgtatggagtcagcctccaccacatcactgcctagtgtattccatttattaactactgacattgaaaaaattctttctaacgtctctgtggctcatctgggtactaagtttccacctgtgtccccttgttcgtgttccacccgtgctgaagagtttgtctttgtccaccctgtgaattcccctgagaattttgtaggtggttatgtctccccttactcttctgttttccagggatgtgaagttcagctcctttagcctttcctcgtagctcattcctctcagttccgggacgagcctggtggcataccgctaaattttctctagctttgtcttgcgtttaactaggtatggactccaggctggagctgcatactccaggattggtcttacataagtggtgtacagggttctgaaagattccttacacaagtttctaaaggcagttcttatgttggccagtttgctggctgtgtgtgtgtgtgtactcacctagttgtactcacctagttgtgtttgcgggggttgagctctggctctttggtcccgcctctcaaccgtcaatcaacaggtgtacagattcctgaacctatcgggctctatcatatctacacttgaaactgtgtatggagtcagcctccaccacatcacttcctaatgcattccatttgtcaaccactctgacactaaaaaagttctttctaatatctctgtggctcatttgggcactcagtttccacctgtgtccccttgtgcgtgttccccttgtgttaaatagactgtctttacctaccctatcaattcccttcagaatcttgaatgtggtgatcatgtcccccctaactcttctgtcttccagcgaagtgaggtttaattcccgtagtctctcctcgtagctcatacctctcaactcgggtactagtctggtggcaaacctttgaaccttttccagtttagtcttatccttgactagatatggactccatgctggggctgcatactccaggattggcctgacatatgtggtatacaaagttctgaatgattctttacacaaatttctgaacgccgttcgtatgttggccagcctggcgtgtgtgtgtgtgtgtgtgtgtgtgtgtgtgtgtgtgtgtgtgtgtgtgt
This genomic stretch from Procambarus clarkii isolate CNS0578487 chromosome 22, FALCON_Pclarkii_2.0, whole genome shotgun sequence harbors:
- the LOC138367646 gene encoding uncharacterized protein encodes the protein MDHNTGAPPPLMDHNTGAPPPLMDHNTGAPPPPLKDHNTGAPPPPLKDHNTGAPPPPLKDHNTGAPPPPLKDHNTDAPPPPLKDHNTGAPPPPLKDHNTGAPPPPLKDHNTGAQPPLKDHNTGAPPPPLKDHNTGAPPPPLKDHNTGAPPTPLKDHNTGAPPPPLKDHNTGAPPPPLKDHNTGAPPPPLKDHNTGAPPPPLKDHNTGAPPPPLKDHNTGAPPPPLKDHNTGAPPPPLKDHNTGAPPPPLKDHNTGAPPPPLKDHNTGAPPPPLKDHNTGAPPPPLKDHNTGAQPPLKDHNTGAPPPPLKDHNTGAPPPPLKDHNTGAPPPPLMDHNTGAPPPPLKDHNTGAPPPPLKDHNTGAPPPPLMDHNTGAPPPPLKDHNTGAPPPPLKDHNTGAPPPPLKDHNTGAPPPPLKDHNTGAPPPPLKDHNTGAPPPPLKDHNTGAPPPLKDHNTGAPPPPLKDHNTGAQPPLKDHNTGAPPPPLKDHNTGAPPPPLKDHNTGAPPPPLKDHNTGAPPPPLKDHNTGAPPPLKDHNTGAPPPLMDHNTGAPPPPLKDHNTGAPPPPLKDHNTGAPPPLKDHNTGAPPPLMDHNTGAPPPPLKDHNTGAPPPPLKDHNTGAPPPPLKDHNTGTTTAEFQHIVVYNQEIYTAASGGPSLAHRPTFLLRLPTRN